A genomic window from Tolypothrix sp. PCC 7910 includes:
- a CDS encoding HPP family protein gives MKSHRSSLKPLEGANRSLRRRLNWKGELALATAPTVVILTMFALVEVLTRQRLLFASLASSAFLIYLDPQHGTNTVRTLAISQMMAAGIGFLTYMLLGSGYLSGGTAMISTIVLMILLDVMHPPAVATSLSFALKAGNENNLVLFGLAVGITALLVGLERFALWLLVYLSPKNSKV, from the coding sequence ATGAAATCCCATCGTTCCAGCTTAAAGCCTTTAGAAGGTGCAAATCGCTCGCTCCGTCGTCGCCTCAATTGGAAGGGTGAGCTAGCATTAGCCACTGCTCCCACAGTAGTTATCTTAACCATGTTTGCTCTAGTGGAAGTCCTCACGCGCCAGCGTTTGTTGTTTGCATCCCTGGCTTCGAGCGCCTTTTTGATTTATCTCGATCCCCAACATGGTACAAATACAGTCCGAACTCTAGCCATTTCCCAAATGATGGCAGCAGGGATTGGTTTTTTAACATATATGCTCTTAGGTTCAGGTTATCTGTCTGGAGGTACTGCCATGATTAGCACCATCGTGTTGATGATTCTATTAGATGTGATGCATCCTCCAGCAGTTGCGACATCTTTAAGCTTTGCTTTAAAAGCTGGCAATGAAAATAACCTCGTTTTGTTTGGTTTGGCTGTGGGTATTACTGCTCTGTTGGTAGGGCTAGAAAGGTTCGCTTTGTGGCTACTGGTATACCTGAGTCCAAAAAACTCAAAAGTCTAA
- a CDS encoding amylo-alpha-1,6-glucosidase has product MPTKVTVNSGLITINDGSSFLVTASDGSIDENLPQGFFVWDTRLISYYEISLNRCRLSLLASSNISHHDALYQFTNPQLPIINGTLPPGSLLVTVRRDIVEGMHEDIDITNYHNETVKFQLMLAVRSDFADIFDVKSQQILTRGETETKWENSVLTTEYRNGSFFRSIVIEPVCGSSEPRYANGRLMFDVVIAPGKTWHTCVNFTALADGKVFKPQNSCAVPHNTKAGKVRDQFLMNATKLRSSNAEIAEYYQQAIADMGALRIEVDDHGHQFWMPAAGIPWFVAVFGRDSIISSLQAIAVYHEFARGTLLKLAQLQATELDDWHDAQPGKMLHEKRRDELTTLNLLPYHPYYGTVDTTILWIVTLAEAYNWNADVSMLDECRTPLEKALSWIDKYGDFDGDGFVEYLTHSSKGLRNQGWKDSGDAIVYPDGQLVEPPIALCEVQGYVYDAWLRAALIYEVWGEKEQAKKLRQKAEELYQRFNGHFWMEEEGFYCLGLDDKKQQIQSIASNPGHLLWSGIVPQERAKKLVNRLFQPDMWCGWGVRTLSSQNPAYNPISYQRGSVWPHDNSIIAAGLKRYGYHEEANRIAEGIFAAASYFQAGRMPELFAGIERQDNNFPVPYPDANIPQAWAAGSIFLLIRNILGLKADASKKQLKLQPNLPDFLPDLELTNLSVGDATVGLRFWRDGEQTQWKVIHIDGELEIST; this is encoded by the coding sequence ATGCCTACAAAAGTTACTGTCAATTCGGGTTTAATAACCATTAACGATGGTTCTTCTTTTTTAGTAACAGCTAGTGATGGTTCCATCGACGAGAATTTACCTCAAGGTTTTTTTGTTTGGGACACACGGCTAATTTCTTACTACGAAATTTCTCTCAATCGCTGCCGACTTTCGTTGTTAGCCTCTAGCAATATCAGCCATCATGATGCACTTTACCAATTTACCAACCCGCAACTTCCTATTATCAATGGCACTTTACCTCCTGGTAGTTTACTTGTAACTGTTCGGCGGGACATTGTGGAAGGAATGCATGAAGATATTGATATAACTAACTATCACAATGAAACTGTTAAGTTTCAATTAATGCTAGCTGTGCGTTCTGATTTTGCAGATATTTTTGATGTCAAATCACAGCAAATATTGACGCGGGGTGAAACAGAAACCAAATGGGAAAATAGTGTACTCACCACTGAATATCGTAACGGCTCTTTCTTCCGAAGTATTGTGATTGAGCCAGTTTGTGGTAGTTCTGAGCCACGCTATGCCAATGGTCGTTTAATGTTTGATGTGGTCATTGCTCCTGGGAAAACATGGCACACTTGTGTTAATTTTACGGCTTTAGCAGATGGAAAGGTTTTCAAACCTCAAAATAGCTGCGCTGTGCCTCACAATACGAAAGCAGGAAAGGTTAGGGATCAATTTCTGATGAATGCGACAAAGTTGCGTTCGTCTAATGCTGAAATTGCCGAATACTATCAACAAGCGATCGCAGATATGGGAGCGTTGCGGATTGAGGTGGATGATCATGGACATCAATTTTGGATGCCTGCTGCTGGTATTCCCTGGTTTGTTGCCGTTTTTGGACGTGACTCAATAATTTCTAGCTTGCAAGCGATCGCAGTTTATCATGAATTTGCCCGTGGCACGTTACTGAAACTGGCTCAACTCCAGGCAACTGAGTTGGATGATTGGCACGATGCCCAACCGGGCAAAATGCTGCATGAAAAGCGCCGCGATGAGTTAACTACATTAAACTTACTTCCATATCATCCCTACTACGGAACAGTAGATACTACCATTCTGTGGATTGTTACTTTAGCCGAAGCCTATAACTGGAACGCTGATGTTAGTATGCTTGATGAGTGTCGAACGCCACTGGAAAAGGCACTAAGTTGGATTGACAAATACGGCGATTTTGACGGAGATGGCTTTGTTGAGTATTTAACTCATTCATCAAAAGGATTACGCAATCAAGGTTGGAAAGATTCGGGTGACGCAATAGTTTACCCTGATGGGCAGTTAGTTGAGCCGCCAATAGCTTTGTGTGAAGTGCAAGGCTACGTTTATGATGCGTGGCTGAGGGCAGCTTTAATTTATGAAGTGTGGGGCGAAAAAGAGCAAGCCAAAAAACTACGCCAAAAAGCCGAGGAATTATATCAACGATTTAACGGTCACTTTTGGATGGAAGAGGAAGGCTTTTACTGTCTGGGCTTAGACGATAAAAAGCAGCAAATTCAATCAATTGCCTCAAATCCTGGTCATCTGCTTTGGTCTGGTATTGTCCCACAGGAACGAGCAAAAAAACTTGTTAACCGACTTTTTCAACCAGATATGTGGTGTGGTTGGGGTGTACGGACTCTTTCATCTCAAAATCCGGCATATAACCCGATTAGTTATCAACGGGGTAGTGTTTGGCCTCATGATAACTCCATAATTGCGGCTGGATTAAAGCGATATGGCTATCACGAAGAAGCTAATCGGATCGCTGAGGGGATTTTTGCTGCTGCAAGTTATTTTCAAGCTGGGCGAATGCCAGAATTATTTGCGGGAATTGAACGCCAAGATAATAACTTTCCCGTACCTTATCCAGATGCCAATATTCCCCAAGCTTGGGCTGCTGGTTCAATTTTCTTACTCATTCGTAATATTTTAGGACTCAAAGCTGATGCTTCCAAAAAACAGTTAAAATTACAGCCGAATCTACCAGATTTCTTACCGGATTTAGAACTCACAAATTTGTCTGTGGGAGACGCTACGGTGGGATTGCGATTTTGGCGCGATGGCGAACAAACCCAATGGAAAGTTATCCATATTGATGGTGAATTAGAAATTTCTACGTAA
- a CDS encoding DUF1622 domain-containing protein, translating to MRRERSRESLINLLLPLALILGLVLLLSLNAEGGGEARETTPLETWLKVIVGYLAAGTEIAAAVVIGGAVIRGIIAYLRLLFSRSKQHFDATEGVRLQLGRVLALGLEFTVASDILRTAVAPTRQDILNLGAIVLLRTLLNYFLEREIQQGEQRRLPEPELDRSLR from the coding sequence ATGAGAAGAGAGCGATCGCGGGAATCATTGATTAATTTGTTACTACCCCTAGCACTCATTCTCGGGCTAGTTCTGCTGTTAAGTTTGAATGCAGAAGGCGGGGGAGAGGCTAGAGAAACTACTCCTTTAGAAACATGGCTAAAAGTCATTGTTGGTTATTTGGCAGCAGGGACGGAAATTGCCGCAGCCGTTGTGATTGGCGGTGCAGTGATTCGGGGGATTATTGCCTATTTGCGCTTGTTATTCTCTCGCTCTAAACAACATTTTGATGCTACCGAAGGAGTGCGTTTGCAATTAGGGCGAGTCTTAGCATTGGGGTTAGAATTTACAGTTGCTAGCGATATTTTGCGAACAGCAGTAGCACCCACACGCCAAGATATTTTAAATTTAGGCGCGATCGTTTTACTGCGAACTTTGCTGAATTATTTCTTGGAACGGGAGATTCAGCAGGGAGAACAACGCCGCTTACCAGAGCCGGAACTGGATAGGAGCCTGCGATGA
- a CDS encoding GMC oxidoreductase yields the protein MPSIKDHYDIIIIGTGAGGGTLTHRLAPTGKKILLLERGDFLPREKDNWNPQEVYQNHRYHTNEEWYDKEGKAFKPQTGYWVGGNTKLYGAALIRLRERDFEKVIHKDGISPEWPLKYQDFEPYYTQAEKLYDVHGKQGQDPTEPPRSEPYPYLPVSHEPDMQSLVDGIRELGYYPFHLPIGLKLNESDRLHSPCIRCDTFDGYPCLVQAKADADVNAVRPVREKYANVTLLTQAKVLRLHTSESGREVTRVETEIAGEKHWFTGDIVVVACGSVNSAALLLRSANDQHPHGLANSSDQVGRNFMKQSETAIVSIHLEVNHAKFQKTIAVNDFYWGEPDFPYPMGMVQNTGNVLADMIPAEAPPLMAPFIKLIPHFERHLLAERSVGWWLQTEDLPDPNNRISVVGDKIHIDYKPNNIEASDRLIHRWTSVLKSIPHSAKHVLPFSIYPRTHIPEQAVAHQCGSCRFGTDPQTSVLDINCRTHDIENLYVVDSSFFPSNSGVNPTLTIMANALRVGDYLAEQLQ from the coding sequence ATGCCAAGCATTAAAGACCATTACGACATCATTATTATTGGTACAGGAGCAGGCGGTGGGACATTAACTCACCGCCTTGCACCTACAGGTAAAAAAATTTTATTGTTAGAACGAGGCGACTTTTTACCTAGAGAAAAAGATAACTGGAATCCCCAGGAAGTTTATCAAAATCATCGCTATCATACTAATGAAGAATGGTATGACAAAGAAGGTAAAGCTTTTAAACCCCAGACAGGTTATTGGGTTGGTGGCAATACTAAACTTTATGGTGCAGCTTTAATCCGCTTACGAGAAAGAGATTTTGAAAAGGTAATTCATAAAGATGGGATTTCTCCAGAATGGCCTTTGAAATATCAAGATTTTGAGCCTTACTACACCCAAGCAGAAAAGTTATATGATGTGCATGGTAAGCAGGGACAAGATCCAACAGAACCACCTCGTAGCGAACCATATCCATATCTGCCTGTAAGTCATGAGCCGGATATGCAGTCTCTTGTTGATGGTATCCGCGAACTGGGATATTACCCGTTTCATTTACCAATAGGACTAAAACTCAACGAGAGCGATCGCCTTCATAGTCCTTGTATTCGCTGCGATACTTTTGATGGATATCCTTGCTTAGTACAAGCAAAAGCTGATGCAGATGTTAACGCTGTGCGTCCGGTGCGGGAAAAGTATGCTAATGTTACCCTGCTCACTCAAGCTAAAGTTTTACGGTTGCATACCAGTGAGTCTGGACGAGAAGTTACCAGGGTAGAAACTGAAATTGCTGGCGAAAAGCATTGGTTTACAGGCGATATTGTAGTTGTTGCTTGTGGTTCTGTGAACTCAGCCGCTTTGCTGTTACGTTCCGCTAATGATCAGCATCCTCATGGATTAGCAAACAGTTCCGATCAAGTCGGGCGGAATTTCATGAAACAATCGGAAACCGCTATAGTTTCCATACATTTAGAGGTAAATCACGCTAAATTTCAAAAAACCATCGCTGTTAATGATTTTTACTGGGGAGAACCGGATTTTCCCTATCCGATGGGTATGGTGCAGAATACAGGCAATGTGCTTGCAGATATGATTCCCGCCGAGGCTCCGCCGTTGATGGCTCCGTTTATCAAGCTAATTCCTCATTTTGAGCGCCATTTGTTAGCGGAACGTTCGGTTGGTTGGTGGTTACAGACGGAAGATTTACCAGATCCCAATAATCGGATTTCTGTAGTGGGGGATAAGATTCACATTGACTACAAGCCTAATAATATTGAAGCAAGCGATCGCCTAATTCATCGCTGGACATCTGTACTCAAGTCAATTCCTCACTCAGCTAAACATGTCTTACCATTTAGTATCTATCCCCGCACTCATATACCGGAACAAGCAGTAGCCCATCAATGTGGTAGTTGTCGATTCGGCACAGATCCTCAAACTTCAGTTTTAGATATTAACTGCCGTACCCATGATATCGAGAATCTTTATGTTGTAGATAGTAGTTTCTTTCCGTCAAATTCGGGTGTTAACCCGACGCTGACAATTATGGCCAATGCTTTGCGCGTTGGCGATTATCTAGCCGAACAATTGCAGTAG
- a CDS encoding DUF1634 domain-containing protein, with the protein MQLGLLLLLLIATAIVRVAFSLLAFVRLRNFVYVIVTLIVLFGLAYSLIG; encoded by the coding sequence ATTCAACTAGGACTACTGCTACTGCTACTGATTGCTACTGCAATTGTACGAGTCGCTTTTTCTTTGTTAGCTTTTGTTCGATTAAGAAATTTTGTATATGTAATTGTCACTCTAATTGTACTGTTTGGTCTGGCATACAGCCTGATAGGTTGA
- a CDS encoding AI-2E family transporter, translated as MADPDNGYSQLTRGAPLAVILAAVLYILYQLLPVLELIAIAALIALVLRTMLRFLKKLVKSQDAAVVLLIGLILGFGLLLATVVIPNATSEVQNLLITLPTYLNTLTVDVEKLRQKFTFIPNISLSLIQLRNFINQLLGGVPVFLGQAFNFTLELVATVILALYMAYDPESLVNGILKLIPRRHHQRSIRVLKACQARLRGWIFGTGIAMIFLGAGAALGLWILGIPSAFAFGIIAGIFEIIPYFGSIVGTFLPALVALSISPIKLVFVLILFLVLNQIDAHIVQPLVMGQQVNIHPVMVIVTFLVMGKLFGLIGVLLAVPAAAVIVTLIDEFTRKEPQPELPPAGE; from the coding sequence ATGGCAGATCCAGACAATGGTTACTCTCAACTAACTCGTGGCGCACCTTTGGCAGTCATACTTGCAGCGGTACTCTACATTCTCTACCAACTTTTACCAGTATTAGAACTAATAGCTATTGCGGCATTAATTGCTTTAGTTTTGCGAACAATGTTGCGCTTTTTGAAAAAGCTGGTTAAATCACAAGATGCTGCTGTTGTGCTGTTAATTGGATTGATTCTAGGCTTTGGGCTATTGCTTGCTACTGTTGTTATACCTAACGCTACATCTGAGGTGCAAAATTTACTAATTACATTGCCAACTTATCTCAATACATTGACGGTAGATGTTGAGAAACTGCGGCAAAAATTTACTTTTATTCCTAATATTTCTTTATCTCTAATACAACTCCGAAATTTTATTAATCAGTTACTAGGTGGAGTACCAGTTTTTTTGGGTCAAGCTTTCAATTTCACACTGGAGTTGGTAGCAACGGTGATTTTAGCGTTGTATATGGCTTACGATCCTGAATCTTTAGTAAATGGTATTTTAAAGTTAATACCCCGTCGGCATCATCAAAGGTCTATAAGAGTTCTCAAAGCTTGCCAAGCAAGACTACGGGGTTGGATTTTTGGTACGGGAATTGCCATGATATTTCTCGGTGCAGGAGCTGCTCTTGGACTGTGGATTTTAGGTATTCCATCTGCGTTTGCCTTTGGCATTATTGCAGGTATATTCGAGATTATTCCTTATTTTGGTTCTATTGTTGGTACTTTTTTACCTGCATTAGTAGCGTTGAGTATTTCACCAATTAAATTAGTATTTGTTCTCATATTATTTTTAGTTCTAAATCAAATAGATGCTCATATTGTTCAACCCTTAGTTATGGGACAGCAAGTTAATATACATCCTGTGATGGTAATTGTGACGTTTCTCGTCATGGGTAAGTTATTTGGTTTAATTGGCGTATTGCTTGCAGTTCCAGCAGCGGCTGTGATTGTGACGCTAATCGATGAGTTTACACGTAAAGAGCCACAACCAGAATTGCCCCCAGCAGGAGAATAA
- a CDS encoding SMP-30/gluconolactonase/LRE family protein, with protein sequence MAETIEIYDDRLRAIVATDASLQKLANGAVHSEGPVYFHEDDSVVWSDAHGDRLLRWSTTDNVTVIRQPSNYQSGNYRDLEGRLVACSSGLRAIIRREHDGEWQVLVDRYQGKRLNSPNDLVVKSDRTIWFTDPPYGITEPNQGYGGEQEQRGSYVYRFEPVTGEIDPVVTDMIRPNGLAFSPDESLLYVSDTAAFNIPGGPHHIRVYEVVDGRWAKNGRVFAVIEPGQPDGLRVDRQGNVFTSSEDSVQVYAPDGTCLGKILVPETSANLTFGGKEHDRLFITAGKSLYAIGLNTRGVQL encoded by the coding sequence ATGGCTGAAACAATTGAGATTTATGACGATCGCCTGCGTGCTATTGTCGCAACCGATGCTTCACTGCAGAAGCTAGCTAACGGTGCAGTTCATAGTGAGGGGCCTGTTTACTTTCACGAAGATGATAGTGTGGTGTGGAGTGATGCTCATGGCGATCGCCTGTTGCGATGGAGCACCACTGACAATGTTACCGTTATACGTCAACCTTCTAACTACCAAAGTGGTAATTACCGTGATTTAGAAGGCCGTTTAGTTGCCTGTTCCTCTGGGTTACGTGCAATTATTCGCCGCGAACATGATGGTGAATGGCAGGTTTTAGTCGATCGCTACCAAGGTAAACGCCTCAACAGTCCCAATGATTTAGTAGTGAAAAGCGATCGCACAATTTGGTTTACCGATCCGCCCTATGGAATTACTGAACCCAACCAAGGTTACGGCGGCGAACAGGAACAAAGAGGAAGTTACGTCTATCGTTTCGAGCCGGTAACCGGAGAGATTGATCCTGTAGTCACTGACATGATACGCCCTAACGGATTGGCTTTCAGTCCCGATGAAAGTTTGCTGTATGTCTCAGATACGGCTGCATTTAATATTCCTGGCGGGCCTCATCATATTCGCGTCTACGAGGTTGTAGATGGTCGATGGGCTAAAAATGGGCGCGTGTTTGCAGTCATCGAACCAGGTCAGCCTGATGGCTTGCGGGTTGATCGACAAGGTAACGTTTTTACTAGTTCTGAGGATAGCGTACAGGTATATGCTCCTGATGGAACTTGCTTAGGGAAAATTCTCGTACCGGAAACATCCGCTAACCTAACTTTCGGGGGGAAAGAACATGATCGCCTATTCATCACCGCCGGAAAATCCTTATATGCTATCGGCCTGAATACTCGTGGCGTGCAACTATGA
- a CDS encoding cation diffusion facilitator family transporter gives MATDSSNKTIYAAMGANLAIAITKFIAASITGSSAMISEGIHSVVDTGDQLVLLLGISRSQKPANDRHPFGYGLELYFWTFIVAILIFAIGGGMSIYEGITHLINPSPLEDPMWNYIVLGIAILLEGYSWTVALKEFLPTKGKQNFWQAIKNSKDPTVITILFEDTAAILGLFVALIGIFLGHLFNNVYFDGIASIIIGIILAIVAVVLARESKGLLVGESADPQTIANIRSLSKTEPGVKEVIRVLTMQLAPQEVLLNLEIQFSRNLTGEEIALTVESLEVKISQKHPEIKQIFIEAKSLTAARRSSQTSQ, from the coding sequence ATGGCAACTGATTCATCTAATAAAACTATATATGCGGCAATGGGGGCTAACTTAGCGATCGCTATTACTAAATTTATCGCCGCCTCTATTACTGGCAGTTCCGCTATGATATCTGAAGGTATTCATTCAGTTGTGGATACTGGCGATCAACTAGTACTTTTACTGGGAATTAGCAGAAGCCAAAAACCAGCAAATGATCGCCATCCCTTTGGTTACGGTCTAGAACTTTATTTCTGGACTTTTATCGTTGCCATCCTCATCTTCGCCATTGGTGGCGGGATGTCAATTTATGAGGGAATTACTCATTTAATTAACCCTAGCCCTTTAGAAGACCCAATGTGGAATTATATTGTGTTAGGTATAGCAATACTATTGGAGGGTTATTCTTGGACTGTAGCTTTAAAAGAGTTTTTGCCAACAAAGGGTAAACAAAATTTTTGGCAAGCTATCAAAAATAGTAAAGATCCCACAGTAATTACAATATTATTTGAGGATACTGCGGCAATTTTAGGTTTATTTGTTGCTTTAATAGGAATATTTTTAGGACATTTATTTAATAATGTTTATTTTGACGGTATCGCCTCAATTATTATTGGCATTATCTTAGCTATAGTAGCAGTGGTACTAGCGAGAGAAAGTAAAGGATTATTAGTTGGTGAAAGTGCCGATCCTCAAACCATCGCTAACATCCGTTCTTTGTCAAAAACAGAACCAGGAGTGAAAGAAGTTATCCGGGTTCTGACAATGCAACTTGCTCCACAGGAAGTATTGCTGAACTTGGAAATTCAATTTTCCAGAAATCTTACGGGTGAAGAAATAGCCTTAACAGTAGAAAGTTTAGAAGTAAAAATTAGTCAAAAACATCCAGAGATTAAACAAATTTTTATTGAAGCTAAATCCTTAACTGCTGCTCGAAGATCTTCTCAAACTTCTCAATAA
- a CDS encoding SDR family oxidoreductase, which produces MSYSPYLLKGQKALVTGASSGIGEAIARYLAASGAAVAINYHSEPEEAEKLVDDIKATNGEAFAIQADVSKEDQVKAMFSKTLQEFGTIDILVSNAGIQKDSAFIDMTLDQWNAVIGINLTGQFLCAREAAKEFLRRGVKPDISCAAGKIICMSSVHQVIPWSGHVNYATSKGGINMMMQSIAQELAPHKIRVNSIAPGAIKTPINKSAWDTPQAEANLLKLIPAKRVGDVEDIAKAAVWLASDDSDYVNGTTLFVDGGMTLYPGFTDNG; this is translated from the coding sequence ATGAGTTATTCCCCTTACCTACTGAAAGGTCAAAAAGCACTTGTGACAGGTGCTAGTTCTGGAATTGGTGAAGCTATAGCTCGTTATTTAGCTGCATCAGGTGCAGCAGTAGCTATTAACTATCATTCTGAACCTGAAGAAGCCGAAAAACTTGTCGATGATATCAAAGCTACTAATGGAGAAGCATTCGCTATTCAAGCCGATGTCAGCAAAGAAGACCAAGTAAAGGCAATGTTCAGCAAAACGCTTCAAGAATTTGGCACTATTGATATTTTAGTAAGTAATGCGGGCATTCAAAAAGACTCAGCATTTATAGATATGACCCTCGATCAATGGAATGCAGTGATTGGGATTAATCTAACGGGACAATTCTTATGTGCTAGGGAAGCTGCGAAAGAATTCTTGCGTCGAGGTGTGAAGCCTGATATTTCTTGTGCGGCAGGTAAAATTATTTGTATGAGTTCCGTACATCAGGTAATTCCTTGGTCAGGTCATGTTAATTATGCTACTAGTAAAGGTGGTATTAATATGATGATGCAAAGTATTGCCCAAGAACTTGCTCCTCACAAAATTCGTGTTAATAGTATTGCTCCTGGTGCTATTAAAACTCCAATTAATAAATCAGCTTGGGATACCCCACAAGCAGAGGCAAATTTATTAAAACTAATTCCAGCTAAACGTGTGGGAGATGTAGAAGACATCGCTAAAGCAGCAGTTTGGTTGGCTTCTGATGACTCTGATTATGTCAACGGTACAACACTATTTGTAGATGGTGGAATGACTTTGTATCCAGGTTTTACAGATAATGGTTAA
- a CDS encoding VOC family protein — protein MSSQTDVQVQRIRAIGLTVKSCDRSLDFYTQALAFELVSDITVEEQYYSELEGVTGAKIRIVTLRLGDELIELMEYLNIQGKPIPSNSQSNDLWFQHLAIVVSDMDRAYTHLRSFSIEPISVAPQTIPPGNQASGGVRAFKFKDPDGHDLELIWFPPDKGQDKWHQNTNRLFLGIDHSAIAISNTEQSLNFYRNLLGMQINSRSLNWRATQSRLDNLPGAEVKITALRPVQDGMGIELLDYIVPEQGRPMPSDWKSCDIAHIQIELVVNNLEQLVDKLRRNGVQFVSSRIVQFADSSFPYKQGCLVKDPDGHTILLITQ, from the coding sequence ATGTCTAGTCAAACTGATGTACAAGTACAAAGAATTAGAGCTATTGGCTTAACAGTAAAAAGCTGCGATCGCTCTTTGGATTTCTATACACAAGCACTTGCTTTTGAACTCGTTTCTGACATTACTGTTGAAGAACAGTATTATAGCGAATTAGAAGGTGTGACTGGGGCAAAAATTCGCATTGTCACTTTACGATTAGGTGACGAACTTATCGAGTTAATGGAGTATCTTAATATTCAGGGTAAACCCATCCCCAGCAATTCACAAAGTAATGATCTGTGGTTTCAACATCTGGCAATTGTAGTGAGTGATATGGATCGTGCTTATACTCACTTGCGTTCATTTTCCATTGAACCAATTTCAGTTGCTCCCCAGACAATACCACCTGGTAATCAAGCATCTGGTGGTGTCCGCGCTTTTAAGTTTAAAGACCCTGATGGTCATGATTTAGAGTTAATTTGGTTTCCGCCTGATAAAGGACAAGATAAATGGCATCAAAACACGAATCGCTTGTTTTTGGGAATTGATCATAGTGCGATCGCTATTTCCAATACCGAGCAGAGTCTAAACTTTTATCGCAATCTCCTGGGAATGCAAATTAATAGCCGCAGTCTCAACTGGCGTGCAACCCAATCTCGCTTGGATAATTTACCAGGAGCCGAAGTCAAAATTACAGCATTGCGACCTGTTCAAGATGGTATGGGAATTGAACTTTTAGACTATATTGTGCCGGAACAAGGTCGCCCAATGCCCAGTGATTGGAAAAGTTGCGATATTGCACATATCCAAATTGAGCTTGTTGTAAATAATCTTGAGCAGTTAGTGGATAAGCTACGGCGTAACGGGGTTCAGTTTGTATCATCGCGGATTGTGCAGTTTGCAGATAGCTCATTTCCCTATAAACAGGGTTGTTTAGTTAAAGATCCAGACGGACATACCATATTGCTAATTACCCAATAA
- a CDS encoding DoxX family protein translates to MIYKFVFGIAIAFLLAAFHFPALSPHLLSTLSNIYPDSFPGLALLLLRVSIGGLFILHGYPKITHLRQWAESLKMPIFMCFLSAASMLGGGIFLIIGFLTLLGTLPILCSMIFAIYLHIAGHKPFVAQDPYLIPPDQYQGANGQGEPPSWEKAFMYCVMLIAIAVLGPGAYSLDALIFGR, encoded by the coding sequence ATGATTTATAAATTTGTTTTTGGAATAGCGATCGCATTTCTCCTGGCTGCATTTCATTTCCCTGCGCTAAGTCCACACCTATTGAGTACTTTATCCAATATCTATCCTGACAGCTTCCCAGGATTAGCACTTTTACTACTCAGAGTTAGCATTGGTGGGTTATTTATCTTACACGGTTACCCAAAAATTACCCATCTCAGACAGTGGGCTGAGTCTCTCAAAATGCCTATCTTTATGTGCTTTTTATCGGCTGCATCCATGTTAGGCGGCGGAATTTTTCTGATTATTGGGTTCTTGACACTCTTAGGAACCTTACCTATTCTCTGCTCAATGATTTTTGCGATTTATTTACATATCGCTGGTCATAAACCTTTTGTAGCTCAAGATCCATACTTAATTCCGCCCGATCAATATCAAGGTGCTAACGGACAAGGTGAACCACCAAGCTGGGAAAAAGCTTTTATGTACTGTGTAATGCTGATTGCGATCGCAGTTTTAGGCCCTGGTGCCTATTCTCTCGATGCTCTAATTTTTGGTCGATAA